One Argentina anserina chromosome 6, drPotAnse1.1, whole genome shotgun sequence genomic window, AGATCCTTATATATAGTAAATGGAAGGTCAAGAAGCTCCACAAATGCTTAGCCAGCCATGTTTGTCAAGCTCTCTGTTCTCCTATGGCTACTAGTCCTTCTGGCACTAGCAGAAGCGCAAGGCCTTAGTTTCATCTACAATAGTGGATTCAATGGCCGTTCTGGTCGTAATCTTACTCTAGACGGCATAGCAGAAATCACAGCCAACGGTCTGTTGAAGCTTACAAATGATACAAAACAGAAAAGCGGCCATGCCTTCTACCCTAACCCAGTAACCTTCAAGAACTCAGACAGCGGCTCTGCTTTCTCCTTCTCCACCAACTTTGTCTTTGCCATTCGATCAGAGTACGCTAGACTCAGCGGCCATGGGATCGCTTTTGTTATCTCTCCCACGACAGGCTTCCCCGGAGCTCGGCCGAGCCAGTACTTGGGCCTCTTCAGCGAAACCAACAACGGCAACTCGACCAATCACGTTTTTGCTGTGGAGCTCGATACGATTCAGAGCACGGAGTTTGGTGACATCAACGATAACCATGTTGGGATCGACATCAATGGCTTGAACTCTACCAGTAAAGCTCCAGCTGGTTATTTTAGTGGTGGGTTCAAAAAGAACTTGACTCTTATCAGTGGTAAAGAAATGAGAGTTTGGGTTGATTATGATGGCACCAAGAAGCAAATTGAAGTTACTTTGGCTCCAATTGATGTTGCAACTAAACCCCCAACTCCACTTCTGTCATATCCTTATGACCTTTCCCCAGTTCTCAGAAGAAGCATGTATGTTGGCTTTTCGTCTTCAACTGGCTCAGTCCTCACATCCCATTATGTAGTGGGTTGGAGCTTTAGGATGAATGGCCAAGCAGAAGACCTTACAGCTTCCAAACTTCCGAAGCTGCCTACCATTCCAGGTAAAAAGAGGTCCATGCTTTTCACCTTTGGTTTGCCTCTGATTTCAGTGAGTGTGGTCTTGCTATTAGTTTCTGGTGTGCTCTATGTCATAAGAAGGAAGAGGAAGTATGCAGAAGTGCTTGAAGATTGGGAGCTAGAGTATGGTCCTCAAAGGTTCAAGTACAAAGAATTGTACATAGCCACCAAGGGGTTCAGGGAAAAGGAGCTTTTGGGAACTGGGGGATTTGGTAAAGTCTATAGAGGTATACTACCCTCCTCTAAAATTGAGATTGCAGTGAAGAGGGTATCACATGAATCAAGACAGGGAATGAAGGAATTCGTAGCAGAAATTGTTAGTATGGGCCGGCTGCGTCACCGGAATTTGGTCCAACTCTTGGGATATTGCAGGTATGGTCTCTGTTCTGTAGTCCTCTGTATTAGTTTCCCATTAACTTCATTACACGTTAATTGAATTTAGACAAACTGTCGTAATATATTGTTTACttaaagtttcaattttaaaaacaaTCGCAACCTTATATGCATATACCCCCGAGTTCACGTCTCTTGTCTAATCCAATTATGTCCCTGTTAACATGCTTGTCTCTTTATGTGTAACTTTTGGCTGCATATGAGAAAATGTTAATTTGATGTATACATTGTTAGCTTATTTCTTAACAACTCTAAATTTACACAATAATTAACACTGATGTTTGATCGCAGGCGAAAAGGAGAGCTGCTTTTGGTGTATGACTACATGCCTAATGGAAGCTTGGACAAATATCTCTATGATCAACCTGCGGTGACTCTTAATTGGAACCAGAGGTTTAGAGTCATCAAAGGTGTGGCTGCAGGGTTGTTCTATCTTCATGAAGAGTGGGAACAAGTTGTGATTCACAGAGATGTGAAGGCCAGTAATGTGTTGCTAGATGGGGAACTTAATGGAAGGCTAGGAGATTTTGGGCTTGCAAGATTGTATGACCATGGAACTGACCCTCAAACTACTCATATAGTTGGAACACTCGGGTACTTAGCCCCAGAGCACACAAGAACAGGCCGCGCCACCACGAACACCGACGTGTTTGCTTTCGGGGCATTTCTACTCGAAGTTGCTTGCGGAAAAAGGCCAATTGAGACACAAGGTCCGGAAGATGTGATCTTGGTTGATTTGGTGTTTTCTTGTTGGAATAGGAGTAACATCCTTGAGGCAAGGGACCAAAGCTATGGTACAGATTTCGTAGCCGAGGAAGTGGAGTTGGTGTTGAAGCTTGGGCTCTTGTGCTCACATTCGGAGCCGGCGGCAAGGCCTACCATGCGACAAGTTAATCAGTACCTAGCCGGTGACGTTGTTTTGCCGGAAGTTTCACTTCTCGGGCTTTCTTCCAGTGGCTTAACGTTTGCCCACCATGAAGGCTTTGATGACTTTGCAATGTCGTATCAGTCTTCTGTAGGCAAGGGCTTCTCGCAATCATCATATATTGCAGAGTCCGCACTACTTTCAGGTGGTCGTTGATTCCAAGCCATTCACAGATTCGGATTCAGAACCCATATTACGCATGTATAGATGCACATCGCAGTTCATTGACTGAATAATTATTGTATCTTATATAGCTTTTTATGACTGCTAATGAAAAACCATATGAATGTGTAGTTGCCTACatcgcaaaaaaaaaaaaagatcgaGTCGCTTGTGATGAAGATACTATCTTGACAAATGGGCCTTTTGAAATTATGCAATACTGAaatcaaaattctaaatataAACTTAAAAGATTATTGATGAACTTTGGCATACAAGTCAACCAAGCAAGAGGGATGGAGCAAACAAGAGGTTTCTAGTTGTAATTCATATACTCGTGTTGGGAAAAAAAACACGAATGTACTAAATTTTTAGCCTTTAAGAGATATTAAGTTTGGCTAGTGAGGAATGCTTTGTTAACTTCTAACATCTTAATATCTCATAACGGATTATTGATGATGAACCTACTTGTCATGATACGACTAATAAATTGAACGATATGTTGCTTATGAATTATGATCCACCAaggaaattaaattaatttaacCTCCCATCAACATCGATGGATTTGAATCTCGGCATGGTGACCCTCAAGCTCTTACTAACCCAACCATCTCTGACTTTTGTATTCGTAATATCTGTTGGGCCTGCAATTGCCAATCTAAACTCCATCAGCATCCAAATATAAATAGAGAGGCGCTAACGGGTCGGGTTCATACGGAGGGTATTATATTGAAGTTGGTTGGTGGTTGCTGTTTTGGGAACCCTTGTTTGGAGCTTTAGAAATGCCAGTCAGGGCGGCAGAGACCTCCGCGCCTCCTCCACATCATTCAGGTACTTCCCTCCTATTCGGGTTCTTACCCAAATCTGAACTATTCAAATGATGCAATTATTAAAGACTCTACTTTTTTACTGTTTCTGCTTACGTTAATCTGATTCTGAGTTTCTCATGTTTATGTCTGCATCACTTTGAAGGTTCCACTTGTGGACAGACATCTCCTCCACCCTTTACACTTCTAAGCGTCGGCCAGGTTTCTCTGTTTGTTTCTCACTTTTTTATGTTGCTTAGTGTGTTTGTGAAATTTGAatcattgtgattttgatcaAAATTGGTAATGTTACGAATTGAATTGTGTAATCTATATTGAGAAAGGGTACGGGAATTTGGTAGTATGAATGTTAACCATTGTTGGGGATGTGGCAGGGCTTCTCGGGTACACAGAATGTTTCGAGTCTGCAAAAAGATGAGGCTTGGAGAGTGAATGTTCGGATACAAGGGTGTGATCTTGAGAATGGTTATCTATGTGGAACTATGGAAGCACTTAATGTTCCCATGGCTGACACACCAGTAAGAAGTTGCTCTTTTGCTTGCTCATTGATTTTCTAGTATCAAGGTTTTCTTCAGTATGTACGTTATTTAGTTAAGCAGTTGCGGAGTGTTATGGAACTGGTAATAGAATATCAGTTGAGATGGTGTGCTCCAGGAAGATTTCATTCCTTTTGTAGCCAATCAGTGTTTCCATTTCCATAGCGCTGTGATTGTATGTACTCTATCTTTTGCAATAGAAGTATATTAGATGGTCCGCTCCATAGACTGAAATCGAAgcatgcattttttttatattgtttTAGTGGGTGATGCAGCTGCTTTAGTTTGCCTGATTTTCAATTCTTCAGTCTTTCACTTACTGTCCTTGcctctttacatccatttaaTAATGCGAATCTGCATGTATCTCAAAGCATACATAGATTTCCTTTATACCTTTTCTTTTGGGTTTGGAATTAGGTTAGGCAACATGCTGAGATATGTGCACAGCTCACTCTTGCACATTATTTCTAGGTTTACCACTTTTTTCTGGACTTAcaatttaattgtttgtttcTCACCCCAACCTTTTTGATATAAAGTgaaaatttgataattttatcttttatttcttgatTTTGTGCATAATCAATGTTGTATGACTTGTATCAACTAATGTTATCTCttgatttaaaagaaaatgttgtATGTTCATCATGGGAAGCTCTCATTGAGAATTTGCTTTCTTTTCAATGTGTGGTAGGTTGTCACTTTTTGGGAGGGGGAGATCGTTGACACCAAAAATTATACTTTCTTCACTGAAAAGTGGGAAGCAACgtatgttgttttttgttctgTTAACTACAATTGAAAAGGAACCCATATGTAGATAGTTGTTATGGTGAATAACAATCAATTTGTAACTTGTGACAGACAAGATGATGATATAAGGCACTGGACCaaatttccttctttttctgctCTATTGGTAAGCTACTCGTCTTAATGTTGTCTGTCATAGCTGAAGTTTGTTGTCTACTGGCTAATTCTACGTTTACAGAGCCAAGTGGAGGTTGATGGTGGCAAATCATTAGATCTTAGCAACTATCCTTACATTTTCATGGTAAGTTGGTTACTGCCTTACTGGCTTTATTATCACCTGTCAGTAAGCAAAAATCAAACGTCACATGAAATTTAGTTCTTTGATTTGCTGGTGCAGAGGTGGAAGGAGCAGTACTTTGTGAATGTTGGCACAGATTGTGGTTTGACTATAGCCGGCTTTTACTATGTGTGTTTCTCATGTAGTGATGGCTCCATCAACGGCTTCTATTATGATCCTAATAGCAGGTAGTTCCTTCATTTTGATGTTGGTCTATGATTTTGATGTATTGTAGAATGCTATTGATTTCCTTCTAAACATGATGGGGGTGGGCTCATGCTTAGGAAGTAAATGATCACTTTTCCTACCATTCACCATTGTCTTGGTTTACCTTTCTTATTTAGTTTGTGTGCAACTTATTGACTGATTCTAATTTTATGTGAACTGACCTGCAGCCCGTTCCAAAAACTTGAGCTGAAATCCACAAATGAGGGAAGGTTAGGAGTCAGTTTTTCGTCTTACGAACTGCAATAATATATCGTACATATATTATCCCTGTTGTACAAGCATGGTAGACATTGACaatatgtatatttatttgtGTCAGCAATGACACTGACGGAGCTATGTCATGATTGCCATACAAAATAGTCACTTCAAGGTGATATGAAATCATGCGTTGGATTATGAATTCTTGATTACGAGTTAGAAATAATCTTTTTCTATGATTCCTGGCATTATTTTCAGTATGCGTAGAATTTGATTCTTTCCTTTACCTTGCAACTTAGTAAGCAATAGTAAAGAAATACAGTAGTACCCCCTCAAAAAATCTTATAGGTTCCGATCTCTGGTCTGGTGAGTAGTTCAGGTTTCGAGTATGAGCAACTCGATCAGTAAATTatcctcttcttttctttagCAAGATAGGACCTTCAGCGGTTTACCAGAAAAGACGGCTATGAATATAAATGCTTTACAAATACTAGAAACTGCTCACACCCAAATTGGTGTGGGAGTGGGTAGTTTTTTACATGAAAATGGATGGTTAAAATATGAgaagaaataatatttttttaattaatctaTTTAAGTTTTGACCAGAACACCCATAATAGTTTGTTTGTCCGTGAGTAATAAGTAGGTATATTCGGAAGTTCAtattttagtaaaatttttggTGTCTGTTTTATAGTAATAGAGATAAACATCGATTAAAAAGGTCATGCAACATCATATGCATAGTGTGAAACTTGTTGCTTCAAAGTTCCGCATTAAACATTTTATTATCACcctttatattattattattatgatGTAGTATCAAAACTACATACTTGTAAATGAAAAAGAAGCTCAAGAGCATCATTTTCGCGTACTAAATCTGCAAAACAAGTGAAGAATTTACAGTATCAAGTTGGGAATTGACAATTATCAATTGACTACGCATTTCAAGGACTTGTCTTAAGGGCTACATCTTAAAACGATCCCCTAAAAGAATGATGTAACCTTCACAGTAGATATTATGGTATTGCATATATCTACTGGAGTCTGGAGTTGCATATTAACAATTTGCATTAGATGGAATTCAGTTGAATTTTATACTGGTATTCTCAAAAGTCAGTTAACTGGTAGTTTTTGTAGGCAAACAATCAGCCAATCACCAATGCCTCATGATCGATTATTCATGAGTTAAAACGATCACATACGACTTGGACCCAACTCAAGTAGAAGAAAGCCCCACTATCTCCCACTTCAGTCCGTTTCATTCTCAACTTCAGTGCCTATAACGTTGATCTTAGGCTCTTAGCTGTATAAAATTCTACATAAACCCCACATTGAAGGCGatggaggatgatgatgatagaaGCCATTAATTTTCTGAAGTAGCTCACAGAGCCATCCTCGTGCATGGGTTCACGCAATTGGTAGCCACAGTTCAAATTACAAACCACCCTCCTAAAATCTAACCACGCACACCCGCTCTAACTGCATCGCTGCAATTACCCCTTTCATGGGGGACGTCTCCCTCTTTTTATTTCCCTCTCTGTCTCTAACCACCCACTACTGCTACGGTTCCACCACCTCTTCTTATATATAGCTAACATTCTTTCCATTTCAACATCAACAATGGTATCTTTTCTGTTCTCTCTCATCTGTCAAAGTACACAATTTAAATCATAGGCTTAGAAAGATTGATGTTCCTGCATGTCAGAGCTGTCCCATATTATTGAATTTGCAGATTAAGGAACAGAACGATAGGCAGAACGATAGGTCTGCTCGAAAACAATAATACTGCCGTACCTGCTGCCACTCCAATAGGTTGAGAACCTGGTCATATGGATCAAAGTTTGCTCTGCGATGAGGTGTGGCCTTCCAGCCCTCTGGCGACTGTTAAGAACTACATGATTGATTTCCAAACATTATCAATGTATGCAAGAAGTAAGCAAGACTATGATGAATCTTTTACTATATGCttggagaaggagatgagttACATGCCCCAACCGAACTACGTAGAAAATCTCTGCTCAAATCACTTGGCTATTGCTAGGATTAAATCAATCCAATGGTTTATCAAGGTTAGTATatagattattttcaaaaagaatGCTACCCTTTCCTTTGCTGATCAATTTGTCTCCTGCTGTTTCTGTTCTCCAGTCGATAAGCCGCTTGAACCTGTCCCTTGGAACTGTTTTTTACGCTGCAAACTACCTTGATCGATTCATATCTATGACTCCTTGCAATGTAAGCAATAAGAtgaatatatgtgtgtgtgtgtgtgtgtgcgcgcgcGCGCGAGCGGAGGGattcaatattttcttttaacttttctctcttatttattttttctaatctTTATGTTTAAATAATTTGGTGAATTATCAGGCATGGAAACATTGGATGGTGGAATTGTTGTCCATTGCCTGCTTATCCATTGCCTCTAAGTTCAATGAAACCTGCTCTCCTACCCTGCTTGAAATTCAGGTATACTTCATCATTGTGTGATCATTTTTTC contains:
- the LOC126800997 gene encoding L-type lectin-domain containing receptor kinase IV.1-like, with product MFVKLSVLLWLLVLLALAEAQGLSFIYNSGFNGRSGRNLTLDGIAEITANGLLKLTNDTKQKSGHAFYPNPVTFKNSDSGSAFSFSTNFVFAIRSEYARLSGHGIAFVISPTTGFPGARPSQYLGLFSETNNGNSTNHVFAVELDTIQSTEFGDINDNHVGIDINGLNSTSKAPAGYFSGGFKKNLTLISGKEMRVWVDYDGTKKQIEVTLAPIDVATKPPTPLLSYPYDLSPVLRRSMYVGFSSSTGSVLTSHYVVGWSFRMNGQAEDLTASKLPKLPTIPGKKRSMLFTFGLPLISVSVVLLLVSGVLYVIRRKRKYAEVLEDWELEYGPQRFKYKELYIATKGFREKELLGTGGFGKVYRGILPSSKIEIAVKRVSHESRQGMKEFVAEIVSMGRLRHRNLVQLLGYCRRKGELLLVYDYMPNGSLDKYLYDQPAVTLNWNQRFRVIKGVAAGLFYLHEEWEQVVIHRDVKASNVLLDGELNGRLGDFGLARLYDHGTDPQTTHIVGTLGYLAPEHTRTGRATTNTDVFAFGAFLLEVACGKRPIETQGPEDVILVDLVFSCWNRSNILEARDQSYGTDFVAEEVELVLKLGLLCSHSEPAARPTMRQVNQYLAGDVVLPEVSLLGLSSSGLTFAHHEGFDDFAMSYQSSVGKGFSQSSYIAESALLSGGR
- the LOC126799430 gene encoding uncharacterized protein LOC126799430, which codes for MPVRAAETSAPPPHHSGSTCGQTSPPPFTLLSVGQGFSGTQNVSSLQKDEAWRVNVRIQGCDLENGYLCGTMEALNVPMADTPVVTFWEGEIVDTKNYTFFTEKWEATQDDDIRHWTKFPSFSALLSQVEVDGGKSLDLSNYPYIFMRWKEQYFVNVGTDCGLTIAGFYYVCFSCSDGSINGFYYDPNSSPFQKLELKSTNEGRLGVSFSSYELQ